Proteins found in one Anaeromicrobium sediminis genomic segment:
- a CDS encoding GNAT family N-acetyltransferase codes for MNYEIKRMTKDDWEQVSRIYYEGIKTGNATFQSEVPTWEEWDKSHLDSCRFIAKLDNKILGWIALSPTSSRWVYRGVVEVSVYIDLEHRGHGIGYRLLNTVIEESEKEDIWTIQAGILEENYASIMLHEKCGFRMLGLREKIGKSQNGLWRNVVFLERRSKVVGID; via the coding sequence ATGAACTATGAAATTAAGAGGATGACAAAAGATGATTGGGAACAAGTGAGTCGTATTTATTATGAAGGAATTAAAACGGGAAATGCAACCTTTCAAAGTGAGGTGCCAACCTGGGAAGAATGGGATAAAAGTCATCTGGACAGTTGTAGATTTATTGCTAAATTAGATAATAAAATATTAGGATGGATAGCACTCAGCCCCACTAGTAGTAGATGGGTCTATCGTGGGGTAGTAGAAGTGAGTGTATATATAGACTTAGAACATAGGGGGCATGGAATTGGCTATAGGTTATTAAACACTGTAATAGAAGAATCGGAAAAGGAAGACATATGGACTATTCAAGCTGGAATTCTTGAAGAAAATTATGCAAGCATCATGTTACATGAAAAATGTGGGTTTAGGATGCTTGGACTTAGAGAAAAGATAGGTAAATCACAAAATGGCCTTTGGAGAAATGTAGTGTTTCTAGAGAGACGTAGTAAAGTAGTTGGAATAGATTAG